Proteins encoded in a region of the Candidatus Moanabacter tarae genome:
- the yheI gene encoding putative multidrug resistance ABC transporter ATP-binding/permease protein YheI, which yields MRKVTWRLIKFRPLLFLATIFFRGIDDIAPFFAGLVLKAFFDVLTGQAESGFTAATFVALFIVVEVGDRIALFGSALTWPRWWFSIETLLRRNLLSAILEVRDSLRISGASGEVTNRLRDDVNGIIHYLNQYIHLWGNLVFAVLAIRYMAAIDLGVTLITLVPAICVVIIVDACRKLIHKYRIAQRVATERATNFINEMFKSVLAVKVGTAEVDLVKHFRGLNDQRRRSTLVDNIFNELLQSINANLGHIATGVILILVAEKMKSGSFTVGDMALFATYIGQVARSGSLLGTLLAQHKRAGVSYDRIANTVEDIPRQRLIDDAPLYLTEHPPEPNQTHLNNPLEELSLEGIGYTYPESDMGISDVSFRVPVGSFTVITGQIGSGKTTLLRSILGTLPINKGLIKWNGNKIKDPKTFLTPPRCAYTSQIPNLFSESLRENILCGLPNDPDDLSRALYQGVLDEEVFSLSDGLNTIVGPRGVKLSGGQIQRVGAARMFVRDAELFVFDDLSSALDVETERVLWTRLFKGRKATYIVVSHRRPALLRADQIVVMKDGKVDSIGTPEELLKSSREMKKLWELQGG from the coding sequence ATGCGAAAAGTAACTTGGAGGCTCATAAAGTTTCGGCCACTACTGTTCTTGGCTACAATTTTTTTTCGAGGAATTGACGATATTGCGCCTTTTTTTGCAGGGCTCGTATTAAAGGCATTTTTTGATGTTCTAACTGGACAGGCAGAATCGGGTTTTACGGCGGCCACTTTTGTGGCTCTCTTTATTGTTGTTGAAGTCGGGGATCGCATTGCGCTTTTCGGTTCTGCGCTTACTTGGCCTAGGTGGTGGTTTTCTATAGAAACTCTCCTGCGGCGAAATCTCCTTTCGGCTATTCTCGAAGTCAGGGATTCCTTGCGTATCTCTGGAGCATCAGGCGAGGTAACCAATCGTCTCCGAGACGATGTCAATGGAATTATTCATTATTTAAATCAGTACATTCACTTGTGGGGTAATTTGGTTTTTGCAGTTCTAGCGATTCGTTATATGGCTGCCATTGATCTCGGTGTGACGCTTATTACATTGGTTCCCGCCATATGTGTGGTTATCATCGTAGACGCTTGTCGCAAGCTTATCCATAAATACCGTATAGCTCAACGTGTTGCTACTGAAAGAGCTACGAACTTTATTAACGAAATGTTTAAATCAGTTCTTGCCGTTAAGGTTGGGACTGCAGAAGTCGATTTGGTTAAACACTTTAGAGGGCTCAATGATCAACGTCGCAGATCGACATTGGTTGATAATATATTCAATGAATTACTTCAGTCGATCAATGCGAATTTAGGGCATATTGCTACTGGTGTAATCCTTATCCTGGTTGCTGAGAAAATGAAATCTGGCAGTTTCACCGTCGGGGATATGGCCCTCTTTGCAACCTATATCGGGCAAGTTGCGCGGAGCGGTTCTTTACTCGGTACACTGCTTGCCCAACATAAACGCGCAGGAGTTTCTTACGATCGAATAGCGAATACCGTGGAAGATATTCCTCGACAGCGTCTCATTGATGATGCGCCTCTTTATCTGACTGAGCATCCTCCTGAACCCAATCAAACACATCTGAATAATCCACTGGAAGAACTTTCGTTAGAAGGGATCGGGTACACATATCCTGAGTCTGATATGGGGATCTCCGATGTTTCATTCCGGGTACCTGTAGGTTCCTTTACAGTAATAACTGGTCAGATAGGTTCCGGAAAAACGACACTTCTTCGGTCTATTCTCGGCACACTTCCTATTAATAAGGGTTTAATAAAATGGAATGGAAATAAGATCAAAGACCCGAAGACCTTTCTAACTCCCCCAAGGTGTGCCTATACTTCCCAAATCCCAAATCTCTTCAGTGAATCTTTACGGGAAAATATTCTCTGTGGTCTTCCTAATGATCCCGATGATTTATCTAGAGCACTTTATCAAGGTGTTTTGGATGAGGAAGTCTTCTCTCTTTCGGACGGTCTCAATACGATCGTTGGCCCACGAGGTGTAAAACTTTCTGGAGGCCAGATTCAGCGGGTCGGCGCTGCACGGATGTTTGTTCGGGATGCTGAATTGTTTGTGTTTGATGATCTCTCGTCTGCTCTTGATGTCGAGACCGAGAGAGTTCTTTGGACACGTTTATTTAAGGGTCGGAAAGCAACTTACATTGTTGTTTCTCATCGCCGGCCCGCTCTCCTTAGAGCTGACCAGATCGTAGTTATGAAGGATGGAAAAGTAGACTCTATTGGTACACCGGAGGAGTTACTTAAATCGTCGAGAGAAATGAAAAAACTCTGGGAACTTCAAGGTGGCTAG
- the yjmC_2 gene encoding putative oxidoreductase YjmC, whose protein sequence is MIIRINPTEAHRISMRILEVRMGAPHHIAEATTSALIYASLRGVESHGIGLLSGYVDQWKKGRIMPDAEPRKLKETKTTILLDAQQTLGHYASLRAADNAVEKARNTGVGTAVIRNSNHNGAIGFYANRIAEKKMLGIVASACAPHVAPHGGTKGIHGTNPISYAIPRKTGNSIVFDFATGYSAAKTRKIANTTGHLPKGFMVNKDGRPTTDPKDIETGWILPTAGSIGYGLGILVDALTAGLADSSIGQEVPLVSNVKDPYCGTFSAIALSPDAFGGWEGFSSRIETLVDQIRNTPPQDPNHPVRLPGERGWEEQLNRIDKGIPVEEEELKNLRQLAFLDS, encoded by the coding sequence GTGATTATTCGAATAAACCCAACGGAAGCGCACCGAATTTCCATGCGCATTCTCGAAGTTCGTATGGGGGCTCCCCACCACATTGCGGAAGCTACCACATCAGCTCTTATCTATGCCTCACTTCGTGGTGTCGAATCCCATGGAATCGGACTTCTATCAGGCTATGTTGATCAATGGAAAAAAGGCCGGATCATGCCAGATGCTGAACCAAGGAAATTAAAAGAAACAAAGACAACTATCCTATTGGATGCTCAGCAAACACTGGGACACTATGCTAGCCTTAGGGCAGCTGATAACGCGGTAGAGAAGGCGCGAAACACTGGCGTGGGAACCGCTGTTATCCGCAACAGCAACCACAACGGCGCAATTGGTTTTTACGCTAACAGGATTGCAGAAAAAAAGATGCTTGGAATTGTAGCCAGTGCTTGTGCTCCCCACGTTGCTCCCCACGGAGGCACCAAAGGAATTCATGGAACTAATCCTATTTCCTACGCCATACCTAGGAAAACCGGAAATTCAATTGTCTTTGATTTCGCAACAGGTTATTCGGCTGCCAAAACTCGAAAAATAGCTAATACAACAGGCCATCTGCCAAAGGGATTTATGGTAAACAAGGACGGAAGGCCGACAACTGATCCTAAGGACATCGAGACAGGTTGGATTCTCCCAACGGCAGGGAGCATTGGATATGGGTTGGGCATTCTAGTTGATGCATTAACAGCTGGTTTAGCCGATTCGTCCATCGGACAAGAAGTTCCTCTAGTATCGAATGTTAAGGATCCCTACTGTGGAACATTTAGCGCCATCGCGCTCTCCCCCGATGCATTTGGAGGTTGGGAAGGGTTCAGCTCGCGAATTGAAACTCTTGTAGATCAAATCCGAAACACCCCCCCCCAAGATCCTAACCACCCAGTTCGCTTGCCTGGAGAGCGCGGTTGGGAGGAGCAGCTAAACCGGATCGACAAAGGAATTCCAGTTGAGGAAGAAGAATTGAAGAACCTAAGGCAGTTAGCTTTCCTTGATTCATAA
- the ilvI_3 gene encoding Acetolactate synthase isozyme 3 large subunit yields the protein MTVADAIANALKKEGVKYLFAYPVNPLIEAAAKLDIRPIIVRQERIGLHMADAIGRLSSGKQIGVFCMQHGPGTENAYGGVAQAYGESSPILVLPAGYNRELAHINPNFSSYLNFQHITKSCETLITSAATEEVIRRAFTQVRNGRPGPVLVEIPVDLFGEELPQPFNYTPVPTTRSAPDPEAVEKASIALLEAKRPVIYAGQGIHYAQAWDSLKTLAELLEAPVATSLSGKSAFPETHPLSLGAGGLAVPQTVFDFIKNADLILGIGCSFTRSSFAIHIPLEKPIIHATLDPSDINKDVKVSQALVGDANLTLNAINQCISDLLRGKPRKRTNQVTEEIATIRKSWMQRWKPKLTDTSTPFSPYRVIRDLMQTVDTGNTIITHDAGSPRDQLAPFWASLAPLSYIGWGKTTQLGYGLGLAMGAKLACPDKLCINVWGDAAIGFTGMDFETAVRERIPILSILFNNLSMAIELKIMPVSTEKFRSTDISGNYSQMANAFGGYGERIDLPENIIPAIRRGIEKTEEGVPVLLEFMTSKEVEVSKF from the coding sequence ATGACAGTTGCTGATGCTATTGCCAATGCCCTGAAGAAAGAAGGAGTTAAGTATCTTTTCGCCTATCCAGTTAACCCCCTTATTGAGGCTGCTGCTAAATTAGATATCCGGCCAATTATTGTCCGACAGGAACGAATAGGGCTTCACATGGCAGATGCTATAGGACGCTTGTCCTCAGGAAAGCAAATTGGGGTCTTCTGTATGCAGCACGGTCCGGGTACAGAGAACGCATACGGAGGAGTCGCTCAAGCCTACGGCGAGTCCTCTCCAATTCTTGTTCTACCAGCCGGTTACAATCGGGAACTCGCCCATATCAACCCGAATTTTAGTTCCTATTTGAATTTCCAACACATCACAAAGTCATGCGAAACGCTTATTACCAGCGCTGCGACTGAGGAAGTCATCCGCCGGGCTTTCACACAAGTTCGTAACGGCCGTCCTGGTCCGGTGTTAGTAGAAATTCCTGTTGATTTATTTGGAGAAGAATTGCCCCAACCCTTCAACTACACCCCGGTTCCTACAACTCGATCAGCTCCCGATCCGGAAGCGGTAGAAAAAGCTTCCATAGCACTCCTGGAAGCAAAACGGCCTGTCATTTATGCCGGCCAAGGTATTCATTATGCCCAAGCTTGGGATTCGCTAAAGACCCTAGCAGAACTCCTAGAAGCACCGGTAGCAACCAGCTTGAGTGGAAAAAGTGCTTTCCCTGAAACCCATCCTCTATCGCTGGGTGCAGGAGGACTGGCAGTACCCCAGACAGTATTTGATTTTATTAAGAATGCCGATCTCATACTTGGCATCGGCTGCAGTTTTACGCGGAGTTCATTCGCCATCCATATTCCATTAGAAAAACCAATAATTCATGCAACGCTGGATCCTTCCGACATTAATAAAGACGTTAAGGTAAGTCAGGCATTAGTCGGTGATGCAAACCTCACCCTTAATGCCATAAATCAATGTATCTCAGATCTTCTTCGGGGGAAACCCCGTAAACGCACTAATCAAGTAACGGAAGAAATCGCAACTATTAGAAAAAGTTGGATGCAACGATGGAAACCAAAACTGACCGACACATCGACACCATTTTCTCCCTACCGAGTAATCCGGGATCTCATGCAAACAGTCGATACAGGAAACACTATTATAACTCACGATGCCGGGAGTCCTCGAGATCAGCTTGCCCCATTCTGGGCTAGTTTGGCTCCTCTCTCATATATCGGATGGGGGAAGACCACCCAGTTAGGATACGGCCTAGGTTTGGCCATGGGTGCAAAGCTCGCATGTCCAGATAAGCTTTGCATTAACGTATGGGGAGATGCAGCGATCGGATTTACAGGAATGGATTTTGAAACTGCAGTTCGGGAGCGAATACCAATACTCTCAATTTTGTTCAACAACCTCTCTATGGCCATCGAACTCAAAATTATGCCTGTCTCTACAGAGAAGTTTCGGAGCACCGATATTTCCGGCAACTATTCACAAATGGCAAATGCCTTCGGGGGTTATGGGGAACGTATCGATTTACCCGAGAACATAATTCCAGCCATAAGGCGGGGCATCGAGAAAACCGAAGAAGGGGTACCTGTCCTTCTTGAATTCATGACCAGCAAGGAAGTCGAAGTTTCAAAGTTTTAG